The following is a genomic window from Arvicanthis niloticus isolate mArvNil1 chromosome 10, mArvNil1.pat.X, whole genome shotgun sequence.
TATTCTAGATGTTGAGACACCCAGGCTAGAGGACAGAGTACTAGATACTCAGAGGTTAAGATGTGATTTGACTTTCACTTGGTAAATTCtgattgcatatgtgtgtgtgtgtgtgttaaaaaaaaaaacaatactagTAAAATCAAACCCTAAATTCTATAAGCAGATTAAAAGGCATGCATCATCTTaattcaatatataaaacaattatatTCTATGGAAGAGACATGTTCcaataagaaatataaatctacctcagaaaaatgaaaaatctcccttttttcaatttgttttcatattttaaaatgtatgaattaTTAACTTTAGTAccaatagaaaaatagataaataagattTTTTATCTCAATGTCATTCAAAAATAAGAATGTAGAGATATCTCGTGAAATAAACTTAACTGTTAATAAGTAAGTTTTAGCAGTTTATTATTGTAGACGTTAAATATGTTATACACTTCTATGAAGGTAAAGAGCATTTACTAATCTGAAAGCATGTCATCTTTAATACAGACATTTGTAGACCATGTAATACCTTAAGTATTTATGTAATATAGAGATGTATATTTATTAGTATAATCTTACTGTATAATATAGTATTAGACAAGAATTGAAAGAACATAATTAAAGAACAGGGTTGGCTGATGTCAAAGTTGTTAAATTTGTGGATTTAGTTTTTCACCACCTCTCAGTTTAAACTTCTACACCAACTTTAAAATTCCAGAGGTGAGACCTAAATGCTTGTGTGAAAGTATGCCATCTTCATCATTCAATCACTGGTTGGTGTTATTTCAGTGGCTCATTCATTTACTGGGAGAAAAGGTGGTCTACTCCATGTGGAGGTGTGTAAAATGAGCACACTCTTGTGAGCAAGAATGTGGCTCCTCTGGCAAATGCTCATCAGGGTACATACGACTGCAGCATGACGTCTCAGACACCGACCTGGGTTAAGGTTAACCCGTTTATTATGTAGAGAGAACTGCGtctttataatatttctttttgttggcTTAAAGGTAGAAATGGTAAACAGCTAATCTGGAGTCAAAATTAGTATGCAACAACAAATATCCATCCTTCCCCACTATAAACATGGGTCAGCTTTATATGCTCCAATCTATCATCTTATAAAATATCATCTGTATATACAGTTATCTAAATACATTGTTTGTGCTTAGAGTTATAATCCTAACTAGACATGAGATTGCTgaaaagttttcattttactttaacaATTTACAAAGCTTCTTCTTAATGACTGTTAttgcagaaataaaaatttttattatgaatagaATATcagattttcataaaatattttggaagatAGATGATCACTTATTTTAGTATAATATAAAAgttcttacatttaaaaatacttttgtctggtgtattttaaaagtgaaatcaTTTCTCACTATACACAAGCTATATTTTAGAAGCAGATGTACACAAGTAccatcaaaagaagaaaaatgacttttACTCATAACCAAATGGCAACATCTGATTTTATGTCTTGGAAGTCATTGTAGGTAAAGGATCGTGATCGTCTCCTAAGATTTGTTGGCCTCTGAGGTCTTCCTTCTATCAAATGTAAGTAGATCTCGGATTTCAGAAAGCGTTTATAACTGTCGTGTTCCATGAGCTGATACACTCTGCTTTGTGCAGCATCAAAACTGTGGAGAGTGGGCTGGGTAATGCTTTTAGCAATTACTTCTTTAGTATGAAAATCAAGGTTAACCTGCATCAACAGGAAAAAGGAATAATTATGGGATATTTAATACAACGTTTGAAAACTATCTCATACTCTTAAAATGTTGTAGGCTGTAAAGTGTGCCATGCATCTCTGCTTTTACAAATAGATTTTCTATAGTGCCCAAAACAACAGGACCAAATGTTCTCTGGTATGTGTgatgaaacattttctttttgttttcaatttgaaTGAGCTTAGTTCCAGAAGGAAAAAGCCAATACAATAGTATTAATTTATACTTGAACTGTAAGAAAGCCTCTGTTCTAACCTAGAAATGGAATACAATCTATTGGGTATAAAactgaaactttaaaacatttaacattttatgaCAGTCTAGCAATATCTATTAAACTCAGTCAATTTATCAAGTATACCACAGGATCAACCCATTTAGTTTGTAATCAAAGGAAAGAACAATTGAAACATTCTCAAATTAAAGTTATATCATTTgtctattaattttctttttttagcctATCCCAGActgataaaataatttctttggaCAAACAAAACCTTACATGGCTAAGTAAgataatcttattttaaaattatgtttgttatTTGGGGGGACATGTATACCATGTATACTGTGGCATAGTGTGaggatcagagaacaactttgggaAGTTGGGTCCTTTTCCCACCATGTTGAGACTAGGCATTAAACTTAAGTTTTCAGGTTTGGAGACAAGGACTTTTAACCACATAAGCCATGTAGCTGACTCACTTTAACCTTACATGGAGTTTCAGAGATCTTTAGACTCTAATAAGTAGTTGTTTCTGCTAAAATAGTTAATACAGATTAGAGAAAGAATCAAAATGCCATGGCATTAATCACTCTTCATCTAACTCCGAGAGTAGCTTTATGCTTTTAACCCATAATCATATTATGCTGTACTCTATTAATAGTAGAAATGTACAATTAAACAGCTCCCTGATGGAATGAATGAGGAGTCGACTTTAGTCAAACAGACCCTATGAAGGTGGCAAGGAGTTTCATGTGTTTCCATTTGTCACAGTACCTCTTTGGGGGCATCATTCTGAATGAATTTCTCATATATTGCCTTTGATTTTAGGATGATTTGTTGAGGTTCCTTGCATTTCTTGAAATCTTCACAGGCGATCCAAAATTCAATGTTTTCCTCACTGAATTCAGTTTTAAGAAATCTTGTAAAAGCATCCACTCCATCTAccgaaaataaataatattaagttACTATGAAACGGTCTTACTGGGAAGATGCCATACTTGATATTAAAGTGTATATAAATACTAACACCAAAGCTAAAATCTGCTTCTAATTCAACAAGGATCCACACATACGTGGGCACTTTAtataaattaactttttaatcagaagaaaggagaatataatttttatgaaataaagctAAATCACACTTTGATCTAAATCTTTAACACTAAGTGTAAAAACGACCATACTGCATACCTTATTTTATAACTCTTCTATTCATGTCTCTCTAAGAGCAGGAGGGATTATATTATAGACTtgtaaaacatttcttttgtatTCCATTTTTCCTACTACAAATATCATGTCTCTTGTACTGGAAACCCTCAAATTCTCTTTCCATTGTCTCTACATTTCCTAGTTCCACGTGGCCTTCTTTTTcatctgtccaccaaagaaacactGCCAGTTCAAATTTTAGAGAGCCCCAAATGATATGATCTCAATGGGAGGCCACCATCAAATCCCTCCACTAAGGGGGTAAGAGAACCTAGTTAAGAGGAAGTAAAAAGTGTTCAAAAGCGAAAGGGGGTGGAGGACACAAAGGAagcaaggccctctaaatcaacaggaTTGGTGAACAGAGGAGCTGACAGAGATGGTGGCAGCATGCAGATGGCTTATATGGATCTTCCTTAGATGGGGTCCAGAACTAAAAGGAGAAGTAGCCACATGTCCACATCACTAACCCAGAAgatatctccaattgataactactTGCAAACAGATATTTCATCTCCCCAAAGAAGTCtttctgggaaaacaaaacactatttgtttttggttgtttggttgggctttttattcttttcctctgtgtttgtgtgtgtgtgtgtgtgtgtgtgtgttttgagacagggtttctctatgtagtgcTAGATGCCATGGAACTTGTTGTATatactaggctggtcttgaaaggcataaaggcatgtgccaccacgacCACATGGCTAAAATAAgccactcttaagggtaggctgtATGTGCAGaagaagacagacaaaaaaagacaaactcAATGGCATCCTTGGAAGTCCCTTGTTTCAAAACATGCcacagacttttttctttttaaattttattatttttattttttacctccTAGGTCTTTTGTGTATACATTATGGCTTTTGGTTTTTATAGGTTTCATGAGTGTGTAAATGACTAAGTCTCAGTATCTGTATGTTTCCTACATCTTTTCTTGagcctttttatttctatttgtttgcttttatccaatttatatgtgtttgttttatttttattttattttttgttaaccCTTAGAAATCTGTTTGGATTTTAATAATAGACAAAAAGGCTGTAAAGGGGAAGGGCTGGAAGAAGTAGAGGGAAGAGAAACAGTAttatttaagaacaaaaaaatatttttagttataagagaaaattttacttaaaattttatgtacTTATCCATGAcaaaagaaaacttaaagaaTTGAAATTAGTAAGAAAATTAGCTCTAAATCATCAtttataatatttcatattttgctGTCTTTGTTCTGTCCTACATTATTACCTGGTATTATCTTTTCTTGGTATCCTTTTTTTGTAAGTAGGATATACTGAAAGAGATGGAGTCAAGAGGATCATACATTTGAGTTCatagattttaaaagttatataagTCCTCTACATAGATGCAGTGGTTACTTAGCTTGGGGTAATTGTTGAACACCTAACTGTTAGTGTAGGGGCATCTCTAGCGTTTGCCTTGTTTGGGgaccttttttattttactagttTGCCTCATACAGCCTTGATCTCAGCGTTCATACTGATTATCATTGCATTTTTTATACTACAGTTAGTTGTTATCATTAGGAAGTCAGATGTCAATGAAAACAATTATAAAAGGAAGCTTATAGCTCTAAGTacgtgaatttaaaaatattaaagaaatattaaataaattatcagatactaaatacaaacaaaataacagaacaaatcatttacaaaaataatgcaTAAAGAGAAATAACAAATGTTGCAGCAAAAATTATTTCAATAGAATTAAAACTactaataaaatcaataaaacaaagagatattttaaaagataagtaAAATTGAAAACTCTTACTCAAATTactaagagaaagggaaaaataatcCATAGAAAGACATTAACACAGATATTAAGAAAATTTGCTGAATCatgcaaacaataaaagaacacatttcaATAAAACATAAGTGAAAAAAATGGATAAACTTCTAAAGGCATGTTGTATAccaaattaaataaagataatgtaaattatttaaaatcatcAATGGCCAGCAATGAGATAGAAGGTGctcttaaatatttcaaaactaaTGAAATCCTAGAACCAGATGTGTTCAACCCAAACTTCTACAGATAACTAACATCACTATCACTCAATTTATTCCATAAATTACAGGAGGAAGGAGtactttcaaattctttttatgaATCAGATACTACTTGTATATATAGAAACCATATAAAGAAGGAACCATATGAACCCAGATAAAGGCAGAACAATAGGAAACCATAGGAAGACTGAGCCATATGAGAACCAATAAAACACAGAGCTTTATAgatcatagatttaaaaaaaatgagctttatgaacatagatgtaaaaattgttaagaaaataaatgaaaaccaagTTTAAGAACTCATCCAAGTAATCACATAATGATCAAGTTTTCTCATCAAATAAGGCAACTGATTTTTATCAAAATCATAGATGACAAATTTGCCCTATCCAAATCAGTATCCCTCCAATATGACTAAgacaaacataacaaaaaaaaaaacacacacacacacacacacacacacatcaaggaATCAATTTCATTTGAAATAGCCTTAACACACGTTGGAATAaacccagccaaaaaaaaaaaaaattaaaagacctaTACAATCAAAACTTCAATATTCCAAGCAAAGAAATTGATGATTTATACCATGAAAACAGCcacaattctcagaacaatcTATAACTCAATGAAATTTCGATCAAAATCCCAATGCAATTCTTCAgaggatttaaaataaaaacaatcttgAAATTAATATGGGAATCACAAAATGAACCTGGATAAGCAAAATACCCTGAACAATAAAAGTACTGATGGATGCATAACCAGGCATAATTTAAATTATACCAGAAGGTCATAGAAAAAAACCCAGCACaatgctagtttttttttttaaaggcacattGACCAATTGAATAAAATTGAGGACAGACATGTGTGTCAATAATTacctgaatttaaaaaacaaagtattCCAAAATTGTGTACAGGAGAAATATAATACCTTTAACAAATGCTGCTGGGAAATTGGATATCttcatatagaagaatgaaagttGACCCTTTCTAAAGCTGACCAAATATCAATTGAAATGGTCAAACATCTCACTGTTAGACATGAAAATCCTAGAAGGAAGAGTAGGGTGTGTAGTTTAGAATTTAGGCTCAGTTAAGAATTTTGTGacttgggggcacatcctcatagaagcaggaggaggaaagatgggataggaggttcctggatggtggggggaatggggtaaatggataaaatctgaaatgtaaatataatatgtaataaaaaggaaaaagaaaaaagaataaaaaagaaatttgtgaCTAGACTTAAGTTACCAAGGGAATAGAAACAGTAGAATTAGAGAGAAAATGGTATTAAAAATCTTGTGTACTGGCAAAAAGAAATGTCCATTCAATTAAAAGTTGGCCTAAAGAATGGTGGGAAATCTCTGCCCTCAGTACATTTGATAAGGGTTTGTTAtaagcatacacaaacacaaaaagctaaacaagaaaaCTAGCATCTTTGGCCAtgggaaaaatacaaaagaaaacttgTTTGAGATTTTGTATTActccagtcagagtggctaaaaTTTATAAATCATGAAATAATAAATAGTGGCAAAGatatgaagaaaaagaacatttatttgcTGTTGATAGGAATGCAAATTGTGttaccactatggaaatcagttctCACCAAAACCCTTGAAATGCATACATTATATGACAGTTCTTTATATTCCTGTTCACATTTCCTAATGATTTTTccagttataaaaacaaaagttcaTCGTGTTCATAGCTGCCCTATTCACAATAGGTAGCACATAGAAACAGTCTATTTATAAACATAaacttatatatatatctttattggTGTCCATATTTGAATACAAAATTAAGGAATGCCTTATTAATTAAGGaattattaattaatgaattaaggAATTCTAAAAAGCATGAGATTGATAAAACCATAGctacatagaagaaaaaaaaagaaatttatatcttttttccccctttaaattTGGAAGATGGTAGATAAGAATCAAGGAACTTGTGGAATCTCAAATGTgagattttcttctgttgttaGGCAAAGAACAAAGACTTTATTGTAAAATTATGGAGAATGTGTTAATGACGCAAATGAGTGATAAAGAGATTTTCCATTAGATTCTGTAGAAAAAATAATTGCCTAATAGCACTGTGATTTTGTTGACAAAGCACTTATACTTGGTTTCTCAAGTACAGAGCTTTCAGAATGGATTTGGGCTTAAGTTACCATTAATTCGGAAAATTGATATAGCAACAACAGGAAGCAATTAAACCCCCAAATTATGCTTCATGTATTCTCATTTATCAGTGCATCACACAGAATTCATCTGTATTGTCATAGAATATTATGACATTAGATTAGGCTGTAATCAATCTTTTTAATATATGGGAATTATAAGAAATTAGTAGTCATAAAAAGACCCGGGAAACAAAATCACTCAGCATTCGAGCATTGGAAAGCTGCCCACACTCATGATAAAATGTAGGCTAAGTTCCTTTTACTGTACTTCCACTAAGATTACATTGGGCAAGCAAGGTTCTGCTTTTGTTGTAGCAAAGTGATCCTGAATACCATGTCTTGGTAATTACatgtttataaagaaagaaataaaatgccaGGCTAAAATACCTTGTGATAATGTCTGAGACTTCAACCAACTTGCACATGGATATAAAAGGCGTATGTGGTCTTTACATGTTTTGAGACTTCAGTTTAAACACAACTCTCATTTACATTCTGAGAGGTCACTGTTTTCTGAATGGGTCAATAAACTAACCACAGAGAAGCAGAATGTAGGGTCAAGTTAGTGACATTTAGTTGCTAACTTTACATTGCTAGTTcagtcaaaatattattttacaggTTTATTTCTCACCCCGAGCAATGTGctttacccagaaaaaaaaatgaacaaggttttggaaaaaaattttatgAATGGCGCATTATGCCCAAGTATAGGAAAATATACAAGTTTCCATAGCAAAACTGATGGATATCTGGCCTTAATATTTCTAATCCCTAGCAGCtgtcaaaatgaataaaagaatcaGCTATCAAAAAGTCCTGCTTTTCCTGCAGTTGGACAGTTGGACCAACTGACATGAGTGTTGTTACTTgtattccttctcttccctgaACATTAGGATTTGTGTCACTACTGCTATGCAAGGATTTCTTCCTTTAATTAGTAGAAAGCAAAATGCAACCTTCACTCAATATATCCAATGTCGGAGAAAAGCAAGATGATAACTTTAAAAATAGGTTAAGTAAACATTGGTCAGCTACTGGTTGGCATCAGaaggaaaattcttttttttttttttttctttcttggtttggtattttatttatttatttatttatttatttatttattttaattgggtattatatttacatttcagattttatccccttacccctcttcctcccttttttttttttttttttttaatatgactacactgtagctgtcatcagacaccacagaagagggcattggattccattacagatggttgtgactaccatgtggttgctgggaattgaactcaggacctctggaagagcagtcagtgctcttaaccactgagccatctctccagctccggtaaattctttttgtatttgtttgactAAAACCACAGACTTATGGTATAGTCTTTAGCtgcatttctttgtctttattttgtctttatcaTTTGCTGTTATAAACTTGAATCAAAACAAGAAGGCAAAGTTTATAACTTCTTAGTTAAAGCTGAATTTGAGATGTAGGGCATATCTCTgcctacaaaaggaaaaaaaaaaaaactatgaaattaTAACCCAAGAATTAAGGGGCGAGGACTGTGATGTAGGCCTTTACCCCCAGCCTCTGatcagaattaaaacaaaaccagtgaACCAACTAACCAATGAATGAGTGAGAAAACATCTGTGTGGTCTACTAACAAATGATTGGTACAAAGGAAAGCAGTGGATTTTACCCCATACttactttgtttttcaaatttcgAAAAAGTTTGGACTTTTTGTCAAATCATTCTCCAATTTTCTTagacttgattcttttttttttaaattatcaaatcataatttttactttttaacataggggttataaacacaaaactgcaggatgtggggaaggggatgacacaggagcatagttGTTCAGgtggagtacagatatctttaagaacagggtatcagctgggtgaaggttcaggggacagatcactatgactctgcctatgattcacttgtccttatgtAAGTTGGTACTGtttgccaaggctgcctatttacaaggtctatgactactcaggctggtaaatttccacaatagctgcctgtttacaatagcttatagccatctgtttcagtgtttttccacagagacccatgactttgtgttagcaggcatgtaagtcaggcctattgctgattttaggcttatggctgattttaggccttcagtgtataagcccGGCTGCCCTTGATTCTTAGAGTAGTATGTCATCTACATTTGTCTCTAATGCATATTGGTAAATGATACAGGGTCTTTGTATTTACTCACAAAATTCTTACTTTCTATCGAAACTCAATGTGGTGACATACTTAATGGAACAGTTTTGATAAACTCAATTGCTACAGAAACTTTTCAAATATGTATTAGAAAATAATTGGAGTCCAGACCAAAAAGATTTTTTGAGAACATTTCcggataattttatttataaaacttgTAGAAAATCATATGGAAATGTACTCACTATAGTGATTAAAAAGTGGGCTTATtctgtttatttcatattttctatctgtttcctTATGTACTAAACACTAAAAGGTGTTTTTTCTTGACCTTACTCATTCTTCTCttataatttaaatacaaatgGAAGCAGTTTCCTGTTTTGGTTGTAAAAGTCAAGTACCTGTTATTTTGCACTAATAAATTTTTCTATTCTAGTAATATGTAACTTGGAAATAAGAAACCAAATGTTTGTCAATTTGTTTTTCAAGTAGTTATTATTACCCTGTAAATGAGTAATAAGTTTTTccaattacttttttatttgtcaTGTAGAAACAGACAGAATACTTAAAGCATGAATAATATCAGTTAATCAGTAACTGTCTTCATTTCAGAACAGAGCAATTACCTTTCATATTAAGAGTTTTTATTGCAATCACATCTTTGAAATAATATCTAGAGGGAAGCATCCTTGGGTGATATATCTAAAATTGTTATTCAATGGAAAAATCTTGAGAGTCACATAGTATGAACTTGAGGTCTGTGTTAGACActcaaatacagaaatattaattATAACAGAAGTTCTGAAGATTTCTAAGGACTTGATTGCAAAGTATTTCTAAGGACTTGAAGCACTGTTGCTCCTTTTGTTGTTACGTTTATATACATTCTATAAAAGTCATACAAGATTAAACCCTATATATTGATAGATAAAATGTATGTCAGACACCTGATTTCCTCTATCGAAAAAGAGAGCATGAGAGACTGAActccttttttttgctttttttttttaaatattttatttacatttcagatgccatcccctttccccatttcccctccctagaaaacccctatcccatgctcccttttcctttttgcttttatacattttttaaatgttaatcaaaggctttataagtttggtaatgctcaatcagaagtgtaacccaattcccaacctaaataaa
Proteins encoded in this region:
- the Rgs18 gene encoding regulator of G-protein signaling 18, translated to MEMSLFFFSQLNMCESKEKAFFKLMHGPGKEETSTEAKIRAKEKRNRLSLLLQRPDFHGETHASRSALLAKETRVSPEEAVKWAESFDKLLSHRDGVDAFTRFLKTEFSEENIEFWIACEDFKKCKEPQQIILKSKAIYEKFIQNDAPKEVNLDFHTKEVIAKSITQPTLHSFDAAQSRVYQLMEHDSYKRFLKSEIYLHLIEGRPQRPTNLRRRSRSFTYNDFQDIKSDVAIWL